ATTCTTCCATGTTATTACTTTTCTTTAATATTTCAACAACAGTAGGATTAGGGTCTGCAAATATTATGTGGCTATCTTCTTCCCCAAACTCTTTGCGGGCTGGTTTTGCAATCTTTTCTTCGAGTATGGAAAACTGAGCGTCTATGCCTGGCTTGTTACCTCTTGCATCCAATCTTATCCATTTATCCAGATCTTTCAAATATACAGCGTTTAAGCCGTGCAGGAACTTCCTGTTAACATCGCGACTTGAGGAAAGTTTCTGATAGCAGAATCCGACTGGAACCCCGAAAAATCTCAGCATGGCTGCAAGCAAGTGAGCTTTAGCACAGCATATCCCGTGACCCGCCTCCAGAACCTCTGATGCTGTACAGTTAACTTCCTGTGCCCCTATATCGCCGGAGTGATGAATCTCATCCCGAACGAATTCATAAACCTTTTTAATCAGGCTGATCTCGTCGCCTGTGCCTTTCTGCAGTTCAAGGCACTTCTCAACAATCAGCCTGTGGTCATAGTTTATGACTTCACTCTTTTTGAGGTAGTCCTGAAGGTTATCGCTTTCAGTGTACATCTTATTCATCTGCCAGCAAACCCTACAAAGCTTATTAAATTTAAGTTTAATACGGATTTCTTTTTATTGACTCACTTTATTGACTCACATATATAAATATGGATAAACGGTAATTTGAAAGATTTATTGAATTCAAAAGACATACTTTAAAAGATTTGTTAAATTCAAAAAATTTACTTTAAAAGACTTATTATATTGAAAAGATTTGCTGAAGTGAGGATTTTTTATTAGTTTTATCTTAAAAATTTACTAATCTATAACTTATTTTGTTACTAAACTTAAAAATTATGTTAATATTTAATACATTTTAATACAATAATGCTAAGTCTTATATAGTATTATCATAATATTCATACTGACAAAAGAAGTACAGCTTCTTTCAAGAGGCTTTAATCAGCATTAATTTCCTGCAAAGCAGGAAGGTTCTGTTAAGCGTTAAGGAGGAGAGAACGCTAGAAACAACATTTTGCTGGCAGAGCCTTGTAATTCAGCAAAAGGAGTATGTAAATGCCTCAAATGCTTTCAGGGAATTTAATAGAAATTAAACAAGAGTAAAGGGGAAATACTATGGGAAAAGAGACTAAAAGCGAATTTATTGTAGAACTTCCTATGGGAGCTCAGAAGATATTACAGAGTATGGATTTTCCTGTAAAAAGGAACGAGATTATTGCCCAGGCAAAGAAGAGTGGAGCACTCCCGGACATTCTTCGGGAACTCGGCCTGCTACCGGACAAGCAATATAATAGCGCTGAGGAAGTCGCCGAAGAGCTTCATATGATTTATATGGGGGTTCCTTCCTGAAAACGTAATTTACTCTTTTTCATTCAGCCCAATACCCCCGCAGCAAGCTGCCGGGGTGAAAATCTTCTTTTCTCTTCCTTATGCCACCCTACAAGATAAACTATTCAGTTATCCTTAATACTCCACAGGAAATTGATTGTCTATAATTCAATCAATTTCCTTAATTTTTCATTAATAGACCTTTTACCTGGATTCGGTTGGTAAGAATCAAGCTATCTGTTTTGACTTCCACGCATACCAGATAATCAATGCCGAAGCCGCGACTGCTGAAAACGTCATTAGTGCCCCGCCCCAATATGCAGATTGTACTGCATCAACTACGCCAACTAACCAGATGACAGCAAATATTGCGCCCACGATAATGTTTAGGCGGCGGTTTATCGAATCTTTCAAGGTCAGGGATAGGAAAGCCATCAACATCGGAATTAGCATTAAGATTGCAAATAACAGTATCAACTCAGGCACTATTTTCTGACCTTCTGCTTCTCCCGCCATTAGATTTGCTATTATACCCGGCTCCATAAGCAACAGTATCTGATGAGCCAGAAAGGCAATTGACGCAAAGAGCCAGAGCACAGAAACCTTTATTTTCCAATCTTCCAGAACTTCTGCCCCCCAGGGTGTATATAAACCATACCATTAATTGGATAGCTGGGAATGTTAAATCTAATAATTAGATTACTATCCTAATTGTGTGACTATCTTATTTTAAGACAAGCTCTTAGAGTTGGAGAATGTCGGGTATTTCCAATTGATGAAACAGAAGAGGAAATTACTGCCACTGACACAAATTATGTATTCGTCAAATTGCTGATCTGATTCCATTTATTCTTCATAAATTCAGGAAAATCTCCGTGTCCAGAAAAATCCGAAAAAATAAAAATTAAGTCTCAAAGCTTCTTCACAGCTTAGTAGCTATTATTGAGACAAGATTAAAGTAATTCCCACCTTCGGCTTCCATCATTCCAATATCCCTGCGGGCGTAGTCATTGTCACATGAAAGCCAATCCTGCCAGGCTTCCTCAAAACAATTTAGCTCCTTGCACTCCTGAATGCTTACTGAATCGGATTTTTTCCATAAATTGTACCACCAGTCGAGTGAGTGGAGAGTTAAATCCATATCTTCACACCAGTATGGCTGTAATTCTTCCGGAACCCCGTCTGTAAATTCCTTTTTCAGCCCGGGGACTGCAACTGCAATTTGCCCTCCTTTCTTTACAAGCGGGGCAAGATGCTCTGTCAGGTAATTTTCCTCAATCCCGAAATAGTGATAGGCATCCACACATACGGCAAGGTCAAAAAATTCATTGGCAAACGGCAGGTCGTGCGCCTCGGCATGTATTGGGATTATTTTATCTTCCAGCCCCATTGACCTTATTCTCTCATAATTATCCGTTGCACTGATCCAGAGGTCGGTTGCAAAAACAGTAACGTCATATTCTTTTGCCAGGAAGATTGAGGTCAGTGCCCGCCCGCAGCCAAGATCAAGTACTCGCATGCCTTTCTCAAACTTTAAAGACTCTGCCATTTCTTCAAGCATTTTCATCGAGTTTGGACCCATCATATTTTCTTTAACAAAATCAGTATCATACTTGCTGCTTTTCTTAAAAGTCAACCGACCACCTTTCATCAGTTTGTTTATTTTCCTATTGCTCTATACTGTCTGACTTTATAAACTAATCGAATTATCCTCAGAAGCAATTCGAGAAGAAAATATAAATTAAAACAGGTCCACCTGTGTGAGCGAAGCAAGCGAAACTGAATCTCCACTCTCAAAGCAGAGCTAGGGAATATAGGAAGAGATCCTCTACTCTGAAATAAACACAGAATAAAAAAACAAAATATGAGAAGAGAGGGAACTTCCTCTCTTTGTTTTAATTTACGCTTTTGCTTTCATCTTGTCGATTATTATGTAGTCTTTTATTGCACTAACGGAATCGAAAGGAATCAGGATAAAATTATCCTCCTTCCTGTATCTCGTTGTGTCAAAATTGGGATTAGGGGTAACCATCATGTCAATAATGTTTCCTCCCCTGATCTCAACTACGATATTGCTCAGTACTCCTATCTCGGTTCCGTCGGTAGCCATTACCTGTTTATTAAAGAGGTTTTTTGCAAATTCCTTTGACATTTTTTATCGTATCTCCGTAGCAGCGTGTTATGAGGGTCTGGGTAAAGCTTGCTTTTTCACTTTAAACATTTTATTTCATTTGAAACCAGGTTCTTTAAAACTTTTTCCTTTTAAAAGTTGTTCATTTAAAGTATTACACGTTCAAACTCTTACCTGTACCCGATATAACTAGCTGGCTCCGTAAGTTTCTGGCCACCTTTGAACTGTGCCTCGATCTTCTCATAGAACTGAGCAATGTTCTCTGTAATGGTGGGTTTCACCTTCTTGAGAGCTTCTCTAAAGTGCCGCATTTCCACATATTCCGTGTCAAAATTTTCTCTAAGGGCAATCATTACGGCTTCCCTGCACACAGATTCTATATCGGCACCCACGTAACCCTCGGTTATATCGGCAAGGGTTTCAAGGTCCACGTCGTCAGCAAGAGGTGTTTTACTTGTGTGGATTTTGAAGATCTTGAGCCTGCCTTTCCGATCAGGGGGACCAATATAGACCAGCCGGTCAAAGCGCCCTGGACGCAGGATTGCAGGGTCCAGCAGGTTAGGGCGGTTAGTTGCGGCAATTACTACAACATCCCTGAGGGATTCAAGCCCATCCATTTCGGTCAGGAGCTGGTTCAATACCCTTTCAGAGGTTCGGCTGTCCGTGGATTCCATGCCTGGCATCGCAGCAACCGAATCAATCTCGTCAAAGAAAATCACACAGGGAGCAACCTGCCTGGCTTTTCTGAAGGTTTCCCGAATGGCTTTTTCCGATTCACCAAGCCATTTTGAGAACATTTCAGGTCCTTTGACGCTTATGAAGTTGGCATTAGACTCCCTGGAAACCGCCTGGGCTATCAGGGTTTTTCCGGTACCTGGCGGACCGTAAAGCAGGATCCCCTTTGGAGCTTTTATCCCCATCCTAGCGAACTTTTCCGGATTTTTAATAGGCCACTCCACTGCCTCGATAATGGCTTGCTTTGCTTCCTCCAGTCCACCCACATCATCCCAGGTAACTGTAGGCATTTCTACATAAATCTCTCTGAGAGCTGAGGGTTCAGCCTCCATCAGGGCATCTTCAAAGTGTTTTCTGGTTACAACGATCTTCTCCAGTCTTTCAGGCGGAATCGCATCTTTTTCCAGATCTAGGTCAGGTAGATTTTCTCTGAGGCACCGCATGGCTGCTTCCTGAACCAGAGCCAGCAGGTCTGCGCCCACGAAGCCCTGAGTCCTTTCAGCCAGATACATCAGAAATTTATCTACCTTTTCTTTTCTTTCTCTTTCCGAAGCCTCACCAGCTCCAATTTCAGCTTCACCAGCCTCCTCAGTCTCTTCATATCCCTCTATTGGCATGCCTCTTGTATGGATCTGCAGGATTTCGTACCTATCCTTTGTATCAGGTACACCTATATGGATTTCCCTGTCAAAGCGGCCTGGTCTCCTGAGTGCTGGATCAATTGCATCTACACGGTTG
The Methanosarcina thermophila TM-1 genome window above contains:
- a CDS encoding transglutaminase-like domain-containing protein produces the protein MNKMYTESDNLQDYLKKSEVINYDHRLIVEKCLELQKGTGDEISLIKKVYEFVRDEIHHSGDIGAQEVNCTASEVLEAGHGICCAKAHLLAAMLRFFGVPVGFCYQKLSSSRDVNRKFLHGLNAVYLKDLDKWIRLDARGNKPGIDAQFSILEEKIAKPARKEFGEEDSHIIFADPNPTVVEILKKSNNMEELWMQWELGLRDLFQD
- a CDS encoding DUF2795 domain-containing protein, which gives rise to MGKETKSEFIVELPMGAQKILQSMDFPVKRNEIIAQAKKSGALPDILRELGLLPDKQYNSAEEVAEELHMIYMGVPS
- a CDS encoding DUF6326 family protein, whose translation is MEDWKIKVSVLWLFASIAFLAHQILLLMEPGIIANLMAGEAEGQKIVPELILLFAILMLIPMLMAFLSLTLKDSINRRLNIIVGAIFAVIWLVGVVDAVQSAYWGGALMTFSAVAASALIIWYAWKSKQIA
- a CDS encoding SAM-dependent methyltransferase; protein product: MTFKKSSKYDTDFVKENMMGPNSMKMLEEMAESLKFEKGMRVLDLGCGRALTSIFLAKEYDVTVFATDLWISATDNYERIRSMGLEDKIIPIHAEAHDLPFANEFFDLAVCVDAYHYFGIEENYLTEHLAPLVKKGGQIAVAVPGLKKEFTDGVPEELQPYWCEDMDLTLHSLDWWYNLWKKSDSVSIQECKELNCFEEAWQDWLSCDNDYARRDIGMMEAEGGNYFNLVSIIATKL
- a CDS encoding PRC-barrel domain-containing protein, translated to MSKEFAKNLFNKQVMATDGTEIGVLSNIVVEIRGGNIIDMMVTPNPNFDTTRYRKEDNFILIPFDSVSAIKDYIIIDKMKAKA
- a CDS encoding CDC48 family AAA ATPase, which translates into the protein MEEIQLKVEKAYPIDLGRGIIRLDPTTLLKLQLSPGDIVEIRGKKKTTAKVWRADRQDWDQGLVRIDNFIRQNAGVSIGEKVTIRKVEAPEAKKLVLALPESMTQGGPELQFGEHANEIIKRHILKRPVFRGDIIPIINSMSQPMTESLTTSQVIPLVAVETEPSNTIVLITEATLIELRKKPVQGYEKATRGVTTYEDIGGLGEEIMRVREMIELPMKHPELFAHLNIEPPKGVILYGPPGTGKTLIAKAVANESGASFHYIAGPEIVGKFYGESEERLRKIFEEATQDAPSVIFIDEIDSIAPKRENVTGEVERRVVAQLLTLLDGMVERGQVVVIGATNRVDAIDPALRRPGRFDREIHIGVPDTKDRYEILQIHTRGMPIEGYEETEEAGEAEIGAGEASERERKEKVDKFLMYLAERTQGFVGADLLALVQEAAMRCLRENLPDLDLEKDAIPPERLEKIVVTRKHFEDALMEAEPSALREIYVEMPTVTWDDVGGLEEAKQAIIEAVEWPIKNPEKFARMGIKAPKGILLYGPPGTGKTLIAQAVSRESNANFISVKGPEMFSKWLGESEKAIRETFRKARQVAPCVIFFDEIDSVAAMPGMESTDSRTSERVLNQLLTEMDGLESLRDVVVIAATNRPNLLDPAILRPGRFDRLVYIGPPDRKGRLKIFKIHTSKTPLADDVDLETLADITEGYVGADIESVCREAVMIALRENFDTEYVEMRHFREALKKVKPTITENIAQFYEKIEAQFKGGQKLTEPASYIGYR